The Deltaproteobacteria bacterium genomic sequence CCGGAGCGCAGCGCCCCAGTCGGGTCGAAACCGGACGCTCAGAGCGGTCCTCCGGCCCGCCAGCGCGCGCCGAGCGGCCAAAGCCCGCAGCACCGGTCACATCCGAGCGTGCGATGCCACCTCGGCCACCGCGCGAGAAGCGCGAGCGTGTGGAACGGACTAGCCCATCGGGGCAGGCGCCACCGCGCGACAAGCGCGAGCGTGTGGAACGGACTAGCCCATCGGGGCAGGCGCCACCGCGCGACAAGCGCGAGCGTGTGGAACGGACTAGCCCATCGGGGCAGGCGCCACCGCGTGGGAAGCGCGAGCGTTTGGAGCGAACCAGCCCGCCGGGGCAAGCGCCCGCACCCCCCGCCGTTCGTGAACGCAGTCGCCCCGCTCCTGCTCGCGAAGTGCCGCCCAGCTCGCGCGCCGAGCGACCGGCACCCCCAGAGGCGCCGCCACAGCAGCCGGCGGCTCCGCAGCAGCCATCGCATCCGCAGGCTCCGCCACGGGAGCGGGCGGCCCCGCAGCAACCCTCACGTGGGCGCCCGGCGCAAGGCGACCCAAAGAAGGCGCACGAGGCGCCGGGACAGGAGCGATAGTCGTTGGCGGTCTCCGGCTTCAGTGAAGCGGGTTCGCAGGGGAAAGCCTGGGAGCCGGCGAATACCCATGCTCAACAGGAGGAGGACAACGTGCACCACAGAACAAGAACAAAGGTGATGGCCGTGGGGTTGCTCCTCGGCCTGCTGACGCTCGGCGTGGCCGCGGGGTGCGCGAGCCACGTGACCAAGACCACGCAGACGGTTAGGACCGAGGAGCCGGCCGCTGCGGCTGACAGCGACGAGGCGCAGCCGCAACGTCCAGCCGCGAGCACCGTAACAACCAGCACCACGACGGAGAGCGACAAGAGTTCTCCTGGAATCGTCGGCAGTGCTTTCGGCCTGGTGTGGGCCCTTGTCAGCTTCCCGTTTCGGGTCGTCGGGGCGCTGTTTTGAGAACACGGGCCTGGCGGAGTTCACCACGGTTCCTACGGTGCCTTCCCAGGACTGCACCGGCATCACTGGACGAGGCTCGCGGTCGTGCGCAGATGGGGCCCCCCCTCGCACACGCCTCAATCAGCTCAATTGACGGAGGACATACATGGACGAGTTCAGCAAGAACGCGAACCCGATAGCGGCAGGAGTCGCCCCGGCCGCAAGAGAACATACGGCACCGTTACGGGCGTGGCGTCGACGGTTGCTCGTCTGCGCGTATGCTCTCATCATCTGTTGCCGGCTGCCGTCAGGCGCGGCGGCGGAGAGCACGGAAGACGAAAGTTACATTCGCGGTTACGTAGCGGCGATCTTGCAGCAGGAATTCAAGATGGCCGCGCCCGCGGTAACCGTGAAGGGCCGGCTGATTACGATCGCCGGTGACCTGAGCGACAACGACCGCAACAAGCTGCAGGGGATTCTCGACAAGAACGGTCACGGTCAGTACCGCCTGGTCGTAGAGGAGATTTCTTCCGTGGAGTCGTTCCCCGGCCCACGGTATTCTTGCCGCTACTCGCCGATCCCCGTTGGCCGCACTTCTCGGCCGCGTACCACTATTATCTCGGCGACAAGGCCTTGAAGCATGCGGCGGGCGTCAGCTTCGGAGAGTCCTTCTCTCTCGTGCGATTTCACGTGAGCCCGCACTCGGCCGTCGATCTCGGAATTCAGGCGGGTGTATTCTCGATCTTCGATTTGGGCTCCAAGTCATTCGATCTCCTCAACGCCGATTATATGATCGGTCTGCCGGTCGCCTATCGCAACGGAAAGTTCAGTGCCCTGTTCCGGGCCTTTCATCAGAGCTCGCATCTGGGAGACGAGTTTCTGCTGCGGCACTCTTCCCCCACGCGCGTCAATCTGAGTTATGAGATGCTCGATGTCCTTGGCTCCTACGAATGGCCCTGGGGTTTTCGCACTTACGCCGGGGCCGGGTACATCGTCCACAACGAGCCCCACCTCGACCCAATAGCAACGCAGGGTGGCATAGAGTGGGTCGGCTTGGAGGAGGGGGGCCTGCAGTTGGTCACTCAAAGAATCGCCCCACTTTCGCATTTCAAGGTGCGCCCGATCGCGGCATTCGACGTGAAGTTCCACCAAGAGGGCGGATGGGCCGGCGACTATTCCCCTCGAATCGGTGTGCAGCTCAGCCGGGGAACCACGCGCAACTTCCAGCTGCTGGCGGAGTATTTTCACGGCAAGTCCCCCAACGGACAGTTCTACGTGAACAACGTCGAGTACGTCGGCATCGGCGGCCATCTCCACTTCTGAACCCCTCGCCGCGTCGGCATGAGAGCGTAGCGCCAAGGCACCGAGACGTAGCGAGGAAGGAGCCGTCGCGATTGACTCCGCGTTCTTCGAGCGCAGCATTCCAAGCCGACTTCACTGTAATCGCTCTCGTCAGCGTCACAAGCGCCACCGCACCTACTGTAGAAGCGCTGTCGCGCTGTTCGGTGGCCGAGGCCCGATCACAATTGGGTAACCGCGGCGGCGCTCACTGACACAGCGTCGCACATCACGCAACACGTGTCACATCGAACGACGGAAGGAGAAACATGACCCAACGAAGCAGAATCAATTCCCGAGCAGCTGGATGGAGGGCCAGTGTGCTCGTCGCGATGCTGAGCTGCACCATGCCGGGCCCTGCTCTGGCGTCACCGAGCGACGCCTGGATAACTACGAAGATCAAGTTGGCGCTGCTCACGACCGAGGGCGTCAGCGGTACGGCCGTGAGAGTCGATACCATCAATCATCGTGTGACATTACACGGCAAGGTGCGCTCCGGCGAGGAGAGGGAGAAGGCCGAGAGCGTCGCCAAGACGATCGACGGCGTGCAGGGGATGGTGAACCTCCTGGAGGTGGTGGCGCGGCGGAACGAGAAGGCGGTGCAGCGATCTGACGACCGCATCAACAAGGGAGTTACCCAAGCGCTAAAAGCCAACGCTTCTCTGAATGGGAGCAGCATCTCCCTGAAATCCGTGAACAACGGTGTGGTACTGCTCGTGGGGACGGCGAAGACGCTGGCGGATCACCTGAGCGCCGTCGAGGTCGCGGCTGGCGTCCCCGGCGTCCGACGCATCACGAGCGAAATCCAGAGCCCGGACACCTTGACTGACGCGGAAATCTGGCGCGACGCCAAGAAGGCCCAGGTGTCCAATGCCGCGTATGGTGTAGGGAACGCGTCGCGCGACGTGTATATCACCTCGATGACGAAGATGCGCCTGTTGGCCGACAGCCGGACGCCGGCGCTCGATATAAATGTGGACACGCGAGATGGCGTGGTGACGCTGTTCGGCATGGTGCCCGGGAAGGAAGCGAAGCGGGCCGCAGAGGCCGATGCGCGCAAAGTGAGCGGTGTCAAGCGTGTCATGAACGAACTGCAGGTGGTGTCGAGCGCCACGCAGCCCGCCGTGAAGGCGAATGACGACGACATCGAGCGCGACATGAGGAAGACCTTTCAGGACCATGCTGACTTCAAGGACATCAGCATTCAAGTGAAGAACTGCGCCGCGCGGCTGACCGGAACCGTTTCCACCGGGATGGACCGCCTCGAAGCGGCGATGGTTGCGCGTGCGACGCAGGGCGTGTGCTCGGTACAGGACGATCTGCGCATCGCGGACTAATCTGGGGCAGGTCCACGGCTAGTGGAATATGGGGCAATGTGGTCGCACGTCGCGCAGCATCTCGTGCGGCCAAGTACGGCGTTGACAAGCGGGTCCACTACGAAGCGCACGACTCCGGACTGCGCAGAGACCGCAATCGTGCGGGAGAAGCAGCTGAAGAAGTGGCGCCGCGCCTGGAAGATGACCAATTGCGTCCCTTTCGGCCATGGGCCTCGGCCTGACAGTACACAGTACTGTCAGACTGGTGAGGATTTGCCCGGTCGGCTGCACGTTACCCACAAATTTGTCGCACACCCCCCACTATCTTGCCAGCCAGCTCTCCTTGCGGGACCGCAGGCTGATCCAGGGCTTCGTCAACGCTGCGTTGGAACAAACCACGCGCTGGGCCGTCGACGTCGGACTTCCTCCGGTTCCGGCGCCTTGGTAGTGCACAATTGCGGGGCGCACGAACGGATCGGCCCGCGATTCGATCCGTGCTTGCTTAACGAATGAAGTTCGTGTCGAACGCGGCCGCATCTGCGCCGCGTTCGAGATGAGAAAGGGTTACCGCGCAACTAAAAGCACCGCGGGGCGCCCGTTGGCGCCCCGCCCGAGACTGCTCGGCCACCACCCCCCAACCGCCGGGGAGTCCTCAACACCGGCCACCACCCCACCGCACTCCCCACGCTTGCACACCGCAACGCCCCGGCCCCCGCCGGGCGCCACTGCGGCGATCTGCACCTCCACCTACGAGCAGCCGCTAGTCGCCCCGCAGTTGAGGCACTTGTAGCAGCTGCCGTTGCGCACCATGATCGCCCCGCAGTCGGTGCAGCTCGGCGCATCGGCCTGCGGGCTGAACCCCAACGACTCGACCAAG encodes the following:
- a CDS encoding BON domain-containing protein; amino-acid sequence: MLVAMLSCTMPGPALASPSDAWITTKIKLALLTTEGVSGTAVRVDTINHRVTLHGKVRSGEEREKAESVAKTIDGVQGMVNLLEVVARRNEKAVQRSDDRINKGVTQALKANASLNGSSISLKSVNNGVVLLVGTAKTLADHLSAVEVAAGVPGVRRITSEIQSPDTLTDAEIWRDAKKAQVSNAAYGVGNASRDVYITSMTKMRLLADSRTPALDINVDTRDGVVTLFGMVPGKEAKRAAEADARKVSGVKRVMNELQVVSSATQPAVKANDDDIERDMRKTFQDHADFKDISIQVKNCAARLTGTVSTGMDRLEAAMVARATQGVCSVQDDLRIAD